The proteins below come from a single Euleptes europaea isolate rEulEur1 chromosome 5, rEulEur1.hap1, whole genome shotgun sequence genomic window:
- the KLHL24 gene encoding kelch-like protein 24 — protein MVLILGRRLNRGDSRAQESPVSKRKVFEMDPKSLSGHEFFDFSSGSSHAESILQIFNEFRDSRLFTDVIICVEGREFPCHRAVLSACSSYFRAMFCNDHRESREMLVEINGIFAEAMDCFLQYVYTGKVKITTDNVQYLFETSSLFQISILRDACAKFLEEQLDPCNCLGIQRFADTHSLKTLFTKCRNFALQNFEDVSQHEEFLELGKDELSDYICSDELVISKEEMVFEAVMRWIYRAVDLRRSVLPELLTHVRLPLLHPNYFVQTVEVDQLIQNSPECYQLLHEARRYHVLGNEMMSPRTRPRRSTGYSEVIVVVGGCERVGGFNLPYTECYDPMTGEWKSLAKLPEFTKSEYAVCALRNDILVSGGRINSRDVWIYNSQLNIWIRVASLNKGRWRHKMAVLLGKVYVVGGYDGQSRLSSVECYDSFSNRWTEVASLKEAVSSPAVTSCVGKLFVIGGGPDDNTCSDKVQSYDPDTNSWLLRATIPIAKRCITAVSLNNLIYVAGGLTKAIYCYDPLEDYWMHVQNTFSRQENCGMSVCNGKIFILGGRRENGEATDTILCYDPATSIITGVAAMPRPVSYHGCVTIHRYNEKSFKL, from the exons ATGGTACTAATATTAGGACGCAGACTGAACAGAGGGGATAGCCGGGCCCAGGAGTCCCCAGTATCCAAGCGTAAAGTTTTTGAAATGGACCCAAAGTCCTTATCAGGCCATGAGTTTTTCGATTTCTCTTCTGGATCATCCCATGCTGAAAGCATACTCCAGATCTTCAATGAATTTCGTGACAGCCGCTTGTTTACAGATGTAATAATCTGTGTAGAAGGCAGAGAATTCCCCTGCCATCGAGCAGTTCTTTCAGCCTGCAGTAGCTATTTCAGAGCTATGTTTTGCAATGACCATAGAGAAAGCCGAGAGATGCTGGTAGAAATCAATGGAATTTTTGCAGAAGCTATGGATTGCTTTTTACAGTATGTGTATACAGGAAAGGTAAAAATCACAACAGATAATGTGCAATACCTCTTTGAAACATCAAGTCTCTTTCAGATAAGCATTTTGCGTGATGCTTGTGCTAAGTTCCTGGAAGAGCAACTGGATCCTTGCAACTGCCTAGGAATCCAGCGTTTTGCTGATACACATTCTCTGAAAACACTTTTTACAAAATGTAGGAATTTTGCACTGCAAAATTTTGAGGATGTATCCCAGCATGAAGAATTTCTTGAGCTTGGAAAAGACGAACTGAGTGACTACATTTGCAGTGATGAATTGGTAATCAGTAAAGAGGAGATGGTTTTTGAAGCTGTCATGCGCTGGATTTACCGTGCTGTTGATCTTAGACGCTCGGTACTACCGGAACTTCTGACCCACGTGAGACTGCCTTTGTTACACCCTAACTACTTTGTTCAGACGGTGGAAGTAGACCAGCTGATCCAGAATTCCCCTGAGTGTTATCAGCTGCTACATGAAGCAAGAAGGTATCATGTTCTTGGAAATGAAATGATGTCCCCAAGAACTAGGCCACGAAG GTCAACTGGCTATTCTGAGGTGATAGTTGTAGTTGGGGGTTGTGAACGAGTTGGGGGCTTTAATTTGCCTTACACTGAATGCTATGACCCTATGACTGGGGAATGGAAATCACTGGCAAAGTTACCAGAATTTACAAAGTCTGAGTATGCAGTTTGTGCCTTGAGGAATGATATCCTTGTTTCAG gtGGAAGAATCAACAGCCGTGATGTGTGGATTTATAATTCTCAACTAAACATTTGGATCAGAGTTGCCTCTCTAAATAAAGGGCGATGGCGTCATAAAATGGCTGTCCTTCTTGGTAAA GTGTATGTGGTTGGTGGCTATGATGGGCAAAGTCGACTAAGCAGTGTAGAATGTTATGACTCATTTTCCAATCGATGGACCGAGGTAGCATCTCTTAAAGAAGCAGTGAGTTCACCAGCAGTCACCAGCTGTGTAGGCAAACTGTTTGTGATTGGAGGAGGTCCTGATGACAACACATGTTCTGACAAG GTTCAGTCATATGATCCTGATACTAATTCTTGGCTTCTCCGTGCAACAATCCCCATTGCAAAAAGATGTATAACAGCTGTATCATTAAACAATCTCATCTATGTTGCTGGCGGGCTCACAAAGGCAATATATTGCTATGATCCACTTGAAGACTACTGGATGCATGTACAAAATACATTCAGCAGACAG GAAAACTGTGGCATGTCTGTATGTAATGGCAAGATCTTTATCCTGGGCGGGAGGCGTGAAAACGGAGAAGCCACAGATACTATTCTTTGTTACGACCCTGCAACCAGCATTATCACAGGAGTTGCGGCCATGCCCAGGCCAGTCTCATATCATGGCTGTGTGACTATTCACAGATACAATGAAAAGTCCTTCAAactctaa